In the genome of Kitasatospora cathayae, one region contains:
- a CDS encoding amidohydrolase family protein — translation MDSAAADGPHSEPDPAANPLGHGPVLLFTGARLADGRVVDVRISGDRIQAVGTVGSLGPLPALPGTPTVTTGARIDLRGYLLLPAPAEAHAHYDSAFSAALPAPPPDTPADLTRRVTEAALTSLGYGATAQRTHVRIGDVHGLRRLEAVLTARQALRGLAELQAVAMPRLLTGRAGADGRAQLREALKLGATAAGGCPELDPDPAGYVHLLLEAAREADCPVDLHTTAEDSVQLARLASALAPLRPRVTLGPCGALARGASTVLATSGVRVVWLPQNGGCTGLEGRPAGPRPGLVRELTAARVPLAAGSGALRDQSNPVGRADPLESAYLLAAGGELDPEAAYDAVANQARAALGLPPVRVDAGFPAELLAVRGDSLAGALAGGHSRLVVHSGRVVSRTSAVREFADTVALALPRQSGGAGC, via the coding sequence ATGGACAGCGCAGCCGCCGACGGGCCGCACTCCGAGCCCGACCCGGCGGCCAACCCGCTCGGGCACGGCCCGGTCCTGCTGTTCACCGGAGCCCGACTGGCCGACGGACGGGTGGTGGACGTCCGGATCAGCGGTGACCGGATCCAGGCGGTCGGCACCGTCGGCAGCCTCGGCCCGCTGCCCGCCCTGCCCGGCACCCCCACCGTCACCACCGGCGCCCGGATCGACCTCCGCGGCTACCTGCTGCTCCCGGCCCCCGCCGAGGCGCACGCCCACTACGACAGCGCCTTCTCCGCCGCCCTGCCCGCCCCGCCGCCGGACACCCCCGCCGACCTCACCCGCCGGGTCACCGAGGCCGCGCTCACCTCGCTCGGCTACGGCGCCACCGCCCAGCGCACCCACGTACGGATCGGCGACGTGCACGGGCTGCGCCGACTGGAGGCGGTGCTCACCGCCCGCCAGGCGCTGCGGGGCTTGGCCGAGCTCCAAGCGGTGGCGATGCCCCGGCTGCTCACCGGCCGGGCCGGCGCGGACGGACGGGCACAACTGCGCGAGGCCCTCAAGCTGGGCGCCACGGCGGCCGGCGGCTGCCCGGAGCTGGACCCGGACCCGGCCGGGTACGTGCACCTGCTGCTGGAGGCCGCCCGGGAGGCGGACTGTCCGGTGGACCTGCACACCACCGCCGAGGATTCGGTCCAACTCGCCAGGCTGGCAAGCGCCTTGGCTCCGCTGCGGCCTCGGGTGACGCTCGGCCCGTGCGGGGCGCTGGCCCGCGGCGCGTCCACCGTGCTGGCGACCAGCGGGGTGCGGGTGGTCTGGCTGCCGCAGAACGGCGGCTGCACCGGGCTGGAGGGCCGTCCGGCCGGCCCGCGGCCGGGCCTGGTACGGGAGTTGACCGCTGCCCGGGTGCCGCTGGCGGCGGGCAGCGGGGCCCTGCGGGACCAGTCCAACCCGGTCGGCCGGGCCGATCCGCTGGAGTCCGCCTATCTGCTCGCCGCCGGTGGGGAGTTGGACCCGGAGGCGGCGTACGACGCGGTGGCGAACCAGGCCAGGGCGGCGCTCGGGCTGCCGCCGGTCCGGGTGGACGCCGGCTTCCCGGCGGAGTTGCTGGCGGTGCGCGGGGACAGCCTGGCCGGGGCGCTCGCGGGCGGGCACAGCCGGCTGGTGGTGCACAGCGGCCGGGTGGTCAGCCGGACCAGCGCGGTACGGGAGTTCGCGGACACCGTGGCGCTGGCGCTGCCCCGGCAGTCCGGCGGCGCGGGCTGCTGA
- the rpmG gene encoding 50S ribosomal protein L33, whose translation MAATDVRPKITLACVECKERNYITKKNRRNDPDRLEMKKHCPRCNSHTAHRETR comes from the coding sequence GTGGCTGCCACCGACGTCCGCCCGAAGATCACGCTGGCCTGCGTGGAGTGCAAGGAGCGGAACTACATCACCAAGAAGAACCGGCGCAACGACCCGGACCGTCTTGAGATGAAGAAGCACTGCCCCCGCTGCAACTCGCACACCGCGCACCGCGAGACCCGCTGA
- a CDS encoding MaoC family dehydratase N-terminal domain-containing protein, with amino-acid sequence MALDPSFIGRSYPPTDPYEVGREKIREFAIAIGDANPAYTDAEAAKALGHRDVIAPPTFPFAIAFQAAGQVVEDPELGLDYSRVVHGDQKFLYSRPVQAGDRLTVAVTIDNIKSLAGNDVLTVRGEVADETGEHVVTAIMTLVARAADGAGE; translated from the coding sequence ATGGCGCTCGACCCGTCCTTCATCGGGCGTAGTTACCCGCCCACCGATCCGTACGAGGTCGGCCGGGAGAAGATCCGCGAGTTCGCGATCGCGATCGGGGACGCCAATCCGGCGTACACCGACGCGGAGGCCGCGAAGGCGCTGGGCCACCGGGACGTGATCGCCCCGCCGACCTTCCCGTTCGCGATCGCCTTCCAGGCGGCCGGCCAGGTGGTCGAGGACCCGGAGCTGGGCCTGGACTACAGCCGGGTGGTGCACGGTGACCAGAAGTTCCTCTACAGCCGCCCGGTGCAGGCCGGCGACCGGCTGACGGTCGCGGTCACCATCGACAACATCAAGTCGCTGGCGGGCAACGACGTGCTCACCGTGCGTGGCGAGGTGGCGGACGAGACCGGCGAGCACGTGGTGACGGCGATCATGACGCTGGTGGCCCGGGCCGCCGACGGGGCGGGGGAGTGA
- a CDS encoding MaoC family dehydratase, producing MAINYDEVEVGTQLPAQSFPVTRATLVRYAGASGDFNPIHWNEKFALEVGLPDVIAHGMFTMAEAIRVVTDWVGDPAAVVEYGVRFTRPVPVPNDGVGAVIEVSAKVAKKLDDRKVQIDLLATSGGQKVLGMSRAVVRLA from the coding sequence ATGGCGATCAACTACGACGAGGTCGAGGTCGGCACCCAGCTGCCGGCGCAGTCCTTCCCGGTGACCCGCGCCACACTGGTGCGCTACGCGGGCGCCTCCGGCGACTTCAACCCGATCCACTGGAACGAGAAGTTCGCCCTGGAGGTCGGCCTGCCGGACGTCATCGCGCACGGCATGTTCACCATGGCCGAGGCGATCCGGGTGGTCACCGACTGGGTCGGCGACCCGGCCGCGGTGGTCGAGTACGGCGTCCGCTTCACCCGGCCGGTGCCGGTGCCGAACGACGGGGTCGGCGCGGTGATCGAGGTCTCGGCCAAGGTCGCCAAGAAGCTGGACGACCGCAAGGTGCAGATCGACCTGCTGGCCACCTCGGGCGGGCAGAAGGTGCTCGGGATGTCCAGGGCGGTCGTCCGGCTCGCCTGA
- a CDS encoding TetR/AcrR family transcriptional regulator, with the protein MSAEERRESVVRAAMIEFARSGYRGTSTEAIARRVGVSQPYLFRLFPSKQAIFAAAAERCIEETWRVFDEASVGLTGEEAAAAMSEAYLGLVEDGEQLMMQMQLYVSVFASRMAGEDEIGESARRLWGELFERVRERVGGDVQGTTEFFAYGMLINALVALGFPREHRIWDGFGEHEDGRAGDR; encoded by the coding sequence ATGAGTGCGGAGGAACGGCGAGAGAGCGTCGTCCGGGCCGCGATGATCGAGTTCGCCAGGAGCGGCTACCGGGGGACGTCCACCGAGGCGATCGCCCGTCGGGTGGGCGTCTCGCAGCCGTACCTGTTCCGGCTGTTCCCGAGCAAGCAGGCGATCTTCGCGGCCGCCGCCGAGCGCTGCATCGAGGAGACCTGGCGGGTCTTCGACGAGGCGTCCGTCGGGCTGACCGGGGAGGAGGCCGCCGCGGCGATGTCCGAGGCGTACCTGGGCCTGGTCGAGGACGGCGAGCAGCTCATGATGCAGATGCAGCTCTACGTCTCGGTGTTCGCCTCCCGGATGGCCGGCGAGGACGAGATCGGCGAGAGCGCCCGGCGGCTGTGGGGGGAGCTGTTCGAGCGGGTCCGGGAACGGGTCGGCGGTGATGTGCAGGGCACCACGGAGTTCTTCGCGTACGGGATGCTGATCAACGCCCTGGTGGCACTGGGCTTCCCCCGGGAGCACCGGATCTGGGACGGCTTCGGCGAACACGAGGACGGGCGCGCGGGGGACCGGTAG
- a CDS encoding MFS transporter yields MTEITTKHAAGLATEQPGLGRTGVWTLVITSLAGFMAALDNLVVTTALPSIREELGGGLSDLEWTVSAYTLSFAVLLMFGAALGDRFGRRRMFLIGLSLFTAGSAAAALSPGIGALIAARAVQGVGAAVSMPLTLTLLTAAIPAAKRGMAFGIWAGVNGLAIAAGPLIGGTLTEHFSWQWIFWVNVPVGVALVPLAALRLRESHGAAPALDAVGTVLVSLGLFGVVLGLIRGNPDGWTSPLVLAALAGGLVLLIAFVRYEQRGARHPMLPMRLFRNRSFAAVNASGLLMFLGMFGSIFLISQHLQTVGGYTPQEAGIRMLPWTGVGLVVAPVAGILADRFGGRPIVLVGLTLQGVGLALYAAINGGLGHYEYAPAVPAVVMCGVGMAMYFAPTAAMVMDSVRPEEQGIASGANNALREVGGALGVAVLSAVFSARGGDGSPGTFVDAMVPALYVGAGIVLAGGVCALLLPRRAKASGPKASGAALAERAATSERAVPAEASKA; encoded by the coding sequence ATGACCGAGATCACGACGAAACACGCGGCCGGGCTCGCGACCGAGCAACCGGGCCTCGGGCGCACCGGCGTCTGGACCCTGGTGATCACCAGCCTCGCGGGCTTCATGGCCGCCCTGGACAACCTGGTCGTCACCACCGCACTGCCGTCCATCCGCGAGGAACTCGGCGGCGGGCTGTCCGACCTGGAGTGGACGGTGAGCGCCTACACCCTGTCCTTCGCCGTGCTGCTGATGTTCGGCGCGGCGCTCGGCGACCGCTTCGGCCGCCGCCGGATGTTCCTGATCGGGCTCAGCCTCTTCACCGCCGGCTCGGCCGCGGCCGCGCTCTCGCCGGGCATCGGCGCGCTGATCGCCGCCCGCGCCGTCCAGGGCGTCGGAGCCGCGGTGTCGATGCCGCTCACCCTCACCCTGCTCACCGCCGCCATCCCGGCGGCCAAGCGCGGCATGGCCTTCGGCATCTGGGCCGGCGTCAACGGCCTCGCCATCGCCGCCGGTCCGTTGATCGGGGGCACCCTGACCGAGCACTTCTCCTGGCAGTGGATCTTCTGGGTGAACGTCCCGGTCGGCGTCGCCCTGGTACCGCTGGCCGCCCTGCGGCTGCGCGAGAGCCACGGCGCCGCCCCGGCCCTGGACGCGGTCGGCACGGTGCTGGTGAGCCTCGGCCTGTTCGGCGTCGTGCTCGGCCTGATCCGCGGCAATCCGGACGGCTGGACCAGCCCGCTGGTGCTGGCCGCGCTGGCCGGCGGCCTGGTGCTGCTGATCGCCTTCGTGCGGTACGAGCAGCGCGGCGCCAGGCACCCGATGCTGCCGATGCGGCTGTTCCGCAACCGGTCCTTCGCCGCCGTCAACGCCTCCGGCCTGCTGATGTTCCTCGGGATGTTCGGCTCGATCTTCCTGATCAGCCAGCACCTGCAGACCGTGGGCGGCTACACCCCGCAGGAGGCCGGCATCCGGATGCTCCCGTGGACCGGGGTGGGGCTGGTCGTCGCACCGGTCGCCGGCATCCTGGCCGACCGCTTCGGCGGCCGCCCGATCGTGCTCGTCGGACTGACGCTGCAGGGCGTCGGCCTGGCGCTGTACGCGGCGATCAACGGCGGGCTCGGGCACTACGAGTACGCCCCGGCGGTGCCCGCCGTGGTGATGTGCGGCGTCGGCATGGCGATGTACTTCGCACCGACCGCCGCCATGGTGATGGACAGCGTCCGACCGGAGGAGCAGGGCATCGCCTCCGGGGCCAACAACGCACTGCGCGAGGTCGGCGGCGCGCTCGGGGTGGCCGTGCTGTCGGCGGTGTTCTCGGCGCGCGGCGGCGACGGCTCGCCGGGGACCTTCGTCGACGCGATGGTGCCCGCGCTGTACGTCGGCGCCGGGATCGTGCTGGCGGGCGGGGTCTGTGCGCTGCTGCTGCCCCGCCGGGCGAAGGCGTCGGGGCCGAAGGCGTCGGGGGCGGCGCTGGCCGAGCGGGCCGCGACGAGCGAGCGGGCCGTCCCGGCCGAGGCCTCGAAGGCCTGA
- a CDS encoding UDP-N-acetylmuramate dehydrogenase, whose amino-acid sequence MLVENDAPLAPLTTLRLGGPARRLVTAHTDDEVIAAVREADAAGEPLLVLGGGSNLVIGDAGFPGTVLRIATTGFALDGTVLELAAGEVWSEAVTRTVREHGLAGIEFLAGIPGSAGATPVQNVGAYGQEVAQTVTEVVAYDRAAGEVVTLGNAECAFSYRHSRFKAEPDRYVVLRVRFALADHAGLSTPVKYAEVARHFGVEQGERVPLVEAYDAVLGLRAGKGMVLDPADHDTWSAGSFFTNPVLTAAQYESFRTRPGTENAPAYPAPEGCTKTSAAWLIDRAGFGKGYGDGPATLSTKHTLALTNRGAATAEDLLALAREIRDGVREAFGVELVNEPVMVGVKL is encoded by the coding sequence GTGCTGGTAGAAAACGACGCCCCCCTCGCCCCGCTGACCACGCTCCGGCTCGGCGGCCCGGCCCGCCGCCTGGTGACCGCCCACACCGACGACGAGGTGATCGCCGCCGTCCGCGAGGCCGACGCGGCGGGCGAGCCGCTGCTGGTCCTCGGCGGCGGCTCCAACCTGGTGATCGGCGACGCCGGCTTCCCCGGCACGGTGCTGCGGATCGCCACCACCGGCTTCGCCCTGGACGGCACCGTGCTGGAGCTGGCGGCCGGCGAGGTGTGGTCGGAGGCGGTCACCCGCACGGTGCGCGAGCACGGCCTGGCCGGGATCGAGTTCCTGGCCGGCATCCCCGGCTCGGCCGGTGCGACCCCGGTGCAGAACGTCGGCGCGTACGGCCAGGAAGTGGCCCAGACCGTCACCGAGGTGGTCGCGTACGACCGCGCGGCGGGCGAGGTGGTCACCCTGGGCAACGCCGAGTGCGCCTTCTCCTACCGGCACAGCCGCTTCAAGGCCGAGCCGGACCGCTACGTGGTGCTGCGGGTGCGGTTCGCCCTGGCGGACCACGCGGGGCTCTCCACCCCGGTCAAGTACGCCGAGGTGGCCAGGCACTTCGGCGTCGAGCAGGGCGAGCGGGTGCCGCTGGTCGAGGCGTACGACGCGGTGCTGGGGCTGCGGGCCGGCAAGGGCATGGTGCTGGACCCGGCGGACCACGACACCTGGTCGGCCGGCTCCTTCTTCACCAACCCGGTGCTCACGGCGGCCCAGTACGAGTCCTTCCGCACCCGCCCGGGCACCGAGAACGCCCCCGCCTACCCGGCCCCGGAGGGCTGCACCAAGACCTCGGCGGCCTGGCTGATCGACCGGGCGGGCTTCGGCAAGGGCTACGGCGACGGCCCGGCGACGCTCTCCACCAAGCACACCCTGGCGCTCACCAACCGCGGCGCGGCCACCGCCGAGGACCTGCTGGCCCTGGCCCGGGAGATCCGGGACGGGGTCCGCGAGGCCTTCGGGGTGGAGCTGGTGAACGAGCCGGTGATGGTGGGCGTCAAGCTGTAG
- a CDS encoding adenosine deaminase, with protein MERLLNPRDVRGLPKAHLHLHFTGSMRPATLLELADKHGVRLPEALSSGEPPKLRATDERGWFRFQRLYDTARSVLRDESDIRRLVLETAEDEKRDGSRWLEIQVDPTSYAPRLGGLIPALELILDAVEHAAAATGVGIRVLVAANRMRSPMDARTLARLAVRYADHGVVGFGLSNDERRGLARDFDRAFEIARKGGLLAAPHGGELAGPESVRDCLDDLGAGRIGHGVRAAEDPRLMARLADRQITCEVCPSSNVSLGVYEHPEEVPLRRLFDAGVPLALGADDPLLFGSRLAAQYDLTRDVLGFSDAELAELARQSVRGSCAPEAVRKELLGDIDAWLVDGHAPAGAEGPTA; from the coding sequence ATGGAACGCCTGTTGAACCCGCGAGACGTCAGGGGCCTCCCGAAGGCCCACCTGCACCTGCACTTCACCGGCTCGATGCGGCCCGCCACCCTGCTGGAGCTGGCCGACAAGCACGGCGTCCGGCTGCCGGAGGCCCTCAGCTCCGGCGAGCCGCCCAAACTGCGGGCCACGGACGAACGCGGCTGGTTCCGCTTCCAGCGCCTGTACGACACCGCCCGCTCGGTGCTCCGGGACGAGTCGGACATCCGCCGGCTGGTCCTGGAGACGGCCGAGGACGAGAAGCGGGACGGCTCCCGCTGGCTGGAGATCCAGGTCGACCCGACCTCCTACGCGCCCCGGCTGGGCGGGCTGATCCCCGCCCTGGAGCTGATCCTGGACGCGGTGGAGCACGCCGCCGCGGCCACCGGCGTGGGCATCCGGGTGCTGGTCGCGGCCAACCGGATGAGGTCCCCGATGGACGCCCGGACGCTGGCCCGGCTGGCCGTCCGCTACGCCGACCACGGCGTGGTCGGCTTCGGCCTCTCCAACGACGAGCGCCGGGGCCTGGCCCGGGACTTCGACCGGGCCTTCGAGATCGCCCGCAAGGGCGGGCTGCTGGCCGCCCCGCACGGTGGCGAGCTGGCCGGCCCGGAGTCCGTCCGGGACTGCCTGGACGACCTGGGCGCCGGCCGGATCGGCCACGGCGTGCGGGCCGCCGAGGATCCGCGGCTGATGGCCCGGCTGGCGGACCGCCAGATCACCTGCGAGGTCTGCCCGTCCTCCAACGTCTCGCTCGGCGTCTACGAGCACCCCGAGGAGGTGCCGCTGCGCCGGCTGTTCGACGCCGGGGTGCCGCTGGCGCTCGGCGCGGACGACCCGCTGCTGTTCGGCAGCCGGCTGGCCGCCCAGTACGACCTGACCCGGGACGTCCTGGGCTTCAGCGACGCCGAACTCGCCGAACTGGCACGTCAGTCGGTGCGCGGCTCGTGCGCGCCGGAGGCCGTGCGCAAGGAACTGCTGGGGGACATCGACGCCTGGCTGGTGGACGGGCACGCCCCTGCGGGGGCGGAGGGCCCTACAGCTTGA
- a CDS encoding pyridoxal phosphate-dependent aminotransferase: MSASTPQPDQSIRPADRRVSARIGAIAESATLAVDAKAKALKAAGRPVIGFGAGEPDFPTPDYIVEAAVEACRDPKNHRYTPAGGLPELKAAIAAKTLRDSGYKVDASQVLVTNGGKQAIYEAFAAILDPGDEVIVPAPYWTTYPESIQLAGGVPVEVVSDETTGYKVSVEQLEAARTENTKVVLFVSPSNPTGAVYTEAEAEAIGRWALEHGLWVLTDEIYEHLVYGDAGFTSLPALLPELADKCIVVNGVAKTYAMTGWRVGWVIGPKDVIKAATNLQSHATSNVSNVAQRAALAAVAGDLSAVHEMRTAFDRRRRTIVRMLNEIEGVVCPEPEGAFYVYPSVKALLGKEIRGQRPQTSGELAALILDEAEVAVVPGEAFGTPGYLRLSYALGDADLVEGISRVQKLLGEARD; encoded by the coding sequence ATGAGCGCTTCCACCCCTCAGCCCGACCAGTCCATCCGCCCCGCCGACCGCCGGGTCTCCGCCCGGATCGGCGCGATCGCCGAGTCCGCGACCCTCGCCGTGGACGCCAAGGCCAAGGCCCTCAAGGCGGCCGGCCGTCCGGTGATCGGCTTCGGTGCCGGCGAGCCCGACTTCCCCACGCCGGACTACATCGTCGAGGCGGCCGTCGAGGCCTGCCGCGACCCGAAGAACCACCGTTACACCCCGGCGGGTGGCCTGCCCGAGCTGAAGGCCGCGATCGCCGCCAAGACGCTGCGCGACTCCGGCTACAAGGTGGACGCCTCCCAGGTGCTGGTCACCAACGGCGGCAAGCAGGCGATCTACGAGGCCTTCGCGGCGATCCTGGACCCGGGCGACGAGGTCATCGTCCCGGCCCCGTACTGGACCACCTACCCGGAGTCGATCCAGCTGGCCGGCGGCGTCCCGGTGGAGGTCGTGTCCGACGAGACCACCGGCTACAAGGTCTCGGTCGAGCAGCTGGAGGCCGCCCGCACCGAGAACACCAAGGTGGTGCTGTTCGTCTCGCCGTCCAACCCGACCGGCGCGGTGTACACCGAGGCCGAGGCCGAGGCGATCGGCCGCTGGGCGCTGGAGCACGGCCTGTGGGTGCTCACCGACGAGATCTACGAGCACCTGGTCTACGGCGACGCGGGCTTCACCTCGCTGCCGGCCCTGCTGCCCGAGCTGGCCGACAAGTGCATCGTGGTCAACGGCGTCGCCAAGACCTACGCGATGACCGGCTGGCGGGTGGGCTGGGTGATCGGCCCCAAGGACGTGATCAAGGCCGCGACCAACCTCCAGTCGCACGCCACCTCGAACGTCTCCAACGTCGCCCAGCGCGCCGCGCTGGCCGCCGTCGCGGGCGACCTCTCCGCGGTGCACGAGATGCGCACCGCCTTCGACCGCCGTCGCCGGACCATCGTGCGGATGCTCAACGAGATCGAGGGCGTCGTCTGCCCCGAGCCCGAGGGCGCGTTCTACGTGTACCCGTCGGTCAAGGCCCTGCTGGGCAAGGAGATCCGCGGCCAGCGCCCGCAGACCTCCGGCGAGCTGGCCGCGCTGATCCTGGACGAGGCCGAGGTCGCGGTCGTCCCGGGCGAGGCCTTCGGCACCCCGGGCTACCTGCGGCTCTCCTACGCGCTCGGCGACGCCGACCTGGTCGAGGGCATCAGCCGGGTCCAGAAGCTGCTCGGCGAGGCCCGCGACTGA
- the secE gene encoding preprotein translocase subunit SecE: MTETTGSTATPESGNPEGTDGAAETTAVEGDKKSGKQKKSGKRAKKGLFARMGLFYRQIIAELRKVVWPTRSELTNYTAVVVTFVVVVMAFVAGLDYGFSKLSLFVFG, translated from the coding sequence GTGACGGAGACCACGGGCTCCACCGCAACGCCTGAGAGCGGCAACCCCGAGGGGACCGACGGCGCCGCCGAGACCACGGCTGTCGAGGGCGACAAGAAGTCCGGCAAGCAGAAGAAGTCCGGCAAGCGGGCCAAGAAGGGCCTGTTCGCGCGGATGGGCCTGTTCTACCGCCAGATCATCGCCGAGCTGCGCAAGGTCGTCTGGCCCACCCGGAGTGAGCTCACCAACTACACCGCCGTCGTGGTGACCTTCGTCGTGGTCGTGATGGCCTTCGTCGCGGGCCTGGACTACGGCTTCTCCAAGCTGAGCCTCTTCGTCTTCGGCTGA
- the nusG gene encoding transcription termination/antitermination protein NusG, with the protein MSESPLYDADETVREADVAAELDAAELADDTEPAEQIVDAADSDEDEVEAYDEAEAGEPAEESALHVEDAEELADEESVEEPVEAEAEVDPVAKFREDLRFMPGEWYVIHTYAGYENRVKQNLEQRAVSLNVEEYIFQAEVPQEEVVQIKNGDRKTIRQNKLPGYVLVRMDLTPESWGVVRNTPGVTGFVGNAYDPYPLTLDEVVKMLAPDVERQAAKEAGKPSPVKPTEIQVLDFEVGDSVTVTDGPFATLQATINEINPDSKKVKGLVEIFGRETPVELSFDQIQKN; encoded by the coding sequence GTGTCTGAGTCCCCCCTGTACGACGCCGACGAGACCGTCCGCGAGGCGGATGTCGCCGCCGAGCTGGACGCGGCCGAGCTGGCTGACGACACCGAGCCCGCCGAGCAGATCGTCGACGCCGCGGACAGCGACGAGGACGAGGTCGAGGCGTACGACGAGGCCGAGGCCGGCGAGCCCGCCGAGGAGTCCGCTCTGCACGTGGAGGACGCCGAGGAGCTCGCCGACGAGGAGTCCGTCGAGGAGCCGGTCGAGGCCGAGGCCGAGGTCGACCCGGTCGCCAAGTTCCGCGAGGACCTGCGCTTCATGCCGGGCGAGTGGTACGTGATCCACACCTACGCCGGCTACGAGAACCGGGTGAAGCAGAACCTCGAGCAGCGCGCCGTCTCGCTGAACGTCGAGGAGTACATCTTCCAGGCCGAGGTGCCGCAGGAGGAGGTCGTCCAGATCAAGAACGGCGACCGCAAGACCATCCGCCAGAACAAGCTCCCCGGCTACGTCCTGGTGCGCATGGACCTCACCCCGGAGTCCTGGGGCGTCGTGCGCAACACCCCCGGTGTCACCGGCTTCGTCGGCAACGCCTACGACCCGTACCCGCTGACCCTGGACGAGGTCGTCAAGATGCTCGCCCCGGACGTCGAGCGCCAGGCCGCCAAGGAGGCCGGCAAGCCCTCGCCGGTCAAGCCGACCGAGATCCAGGTGCTGGACTTCGAGGTCGGCGACTCGGTCACCGTCACCGACGGCCCGTTCGCGACCCTGCAGGCGACCATCAACGAGATCAACCCCGACTCGAAGAAGGTCAAGGGCCTGGTCGAGATCTTCGGCCGGGAGACCCCGGTGGAGCTCTCCTTCGACCAGATCCAGAAGAACTAG
- the rplK gene encoding 50S ribosomal protein L11 has protein sequence MPPKKKKVTGLIKLQINAGAANPAPPVGPALGQHGVNIMEFCKAYNAATESQRGMIVPVEITVYEDRSFTFITKTPPAARLILKAAGIEKGSSEPHKTKVAKLTSAQVREIATTKMPDLNANDLDAAEKIIAGTARSMGITVEG, from the coding sequence ATGCCTCCCAAGAAGAAGAAGGTCACGGGGCTTATCAAGCTCCAGATCAACGCCGGTGCGGCCAACCCGGCGCCGCCGGTCGGCCCCGCGCTGGGCCAGCACGGCGTCAACATCATGGAGTTCTGCAAGGCCTACAACGCTGCGACCGAGTCGCAGCGCGGCATGATCGTGCCGGTGGAGATCACGGTCTACGAGGACCGTTCCTTCACCTTCATCACGAAGACGCCGCCGGCCGCGCGCCTCATCCTGAAGGCCGCCGGTATCGAGAAGGGCTCCAGCGAGCCGCACAAGACCAAGGTCGCCAAGCTCACCAGCGCCCAGGTCCGCGAGATCGCCACCACCAAGATGCCCGACCTGAACGCCAACGACCTGGACGCGGCGGAGAAGATCATCGCCGGCACCGCCCGGTCGATGGGCATCACGGTCGAGGGCTGA
- the rplA gene encoding 50S ribosomal protein L1: MKRSKALKAADAKVDRERLYAPLEAVRLAKATSTTKFDGTVEVAMRLGVDPRKADQMVRSTVILPHGTGKTARVLVFATGERAEAARAAGADIVGADELIDEVAKGKLDFDAVVATPDLMGKVGRLGRVLGPRGLMPNPKTGTVTPDVAKAVNDIKGGKIEFRVDKHSNLHFIIGKASFTDEQLVENYAAALDEVLRAKPSAAKGRYIKKTAFSTTMGPGIQVDPNRTRNLLVEEDPAAV, encoded by the coding sequence GTGAAGCGCAGCAAGGCTCTGAAGGCCGCGGACGCCAAGGTCGACCGCGAGCGCCTCTACGCCCCCCTCGAGGCCGTCCGCCTCGCCAAGGCGACCAGCACCACCAAGTTCGACGGCACCGTTGAGGTCGCCATGCGTCTGGGCGTCGACCCGCGCAAGGCCGACCAGATGGTCCGCAGCACCGTGATCCTCCCGCACGGCACCGGTAAGACCGCTCGGGTCCTGGTCTTCGCGACCGGCGAGCGTGCCGAGGCCGCGCGTGCTGCGGGTGCCGACATCGTCGGTGCCGACGAGCTGATCGACGAGGTCGCGAAGGGCAAGCTGGACTTCGACGCCGTCGTCGCCACCCCGGACCTCATGGGCAAGGTCGGCCGCCTGGGCCGCGTGCTCGGTCCCCGTGGTCTGATGCCGAACCCGAAGACCGGCACCGTGACCCCGGACGTCGCCAAGGCTGTCAACGACATCAAGGGCGGCAAGATCGAGTTCCGCGTCGACAAGCACTCGAACCTGCACTTCATCATCGGTAAGGCCTCCTTCACCGACGAGCAGCTGGTCGAGAACTACGCCGCCGCGCTGGACGAGGTGCTCCGCGCCAAGCCGTCCGCCGCCAAGGGCCGCTACATCAAGAAGACCGCGTTCTCGACCACCATGGGCCCCGGCATCCAGGTGGACCCGAACCGCACCCGCAACCTCCTCGTCGAGGAGGACCCGGCCGCGGTCTGA